In the genome of Sciurus carolinensis chromosome 3, mSciCar1.2, whole genome shotgun sequence, one region contains:
- the Cldn7 gene encoding claudin-7, with protein MANSGLQLLGFSMAMLGWVGLVASTAIPQWQMSSYAGDNIITAQAMYKGLWMDCVTQSTGMMSCKMYDSVLALPAAMQATRALMVISLVLGFLAMFVATMGMKCTRCGGDDKVKKARIAMTGGIIFIVAGLAALVACSWYGHQIVTDFYNPTTPVNFKYEFGSAIFIGWAGSALVLLGGALLSCSCPGQESKAVYRAPRSYPKSNSAKEYV; from the exons ATGGCCAATTCAGGCCTGCAGTTATTAGGCTTTTCCATGGCAATGCTGGGCTGGGTGGGCCTGGTGGCGAGCACCGCCATCCCACAGTGGCAGATGAGTTCCTACGCGGGCGACAATATTATCACCGCCCAGGCCATGTACAAGGGGCTGTGGATGGACTGCGTCACGCAAAGCACCGGCATGATGAGCTGCAAAATGTACGACTCGGTGCTCGCCCTGCCGG CTGCCATGCAGGCCACTCGAGCCCTAATGGTGATTTCTCTGGTGCTGGGCTTCCTCGCTATGTTCGTGGCCACGATGGGCATGAAGTGCACACGCTGTGGGGGAGATGACAAAGTAAAGAAGGCCCGTATTGCTATGACTGGAGGCATCATTTTTATCGTAGCAG GCCTTGCCGCCTTGGTAGCATGCTCCTGGTATGGACATCAGATTGTCACAGACTTTTATAACCCCACCACCCCCGTGAATTTTAA GTATGAGTTTGGTTCAGCCATCTTTATCGGCTGGGCTGGGTCTGCTCTGGTCCTCCTAGGAGGTGCGCTGCTCTCTTGTTCCTGTCCTGGACAGGAAAGCAAAGCTGTGTACCGTGCACCACGCTCCTACCCTAAGTCCAACTCTGCCAAGGAGTATGTGTGA
- the Elp5 gene encoding elongator complex protein 5, which yields MLDSLLAFGGGLVLLRDSVEWEGRGLLKALIKKSALCGEQVHVLGCEVSEEEFREGFDSCVNSRLIYHDLFRDPLNWSKTGETSPGGPLGVLRAMCRRTDPGPTTIALDSLSWLLLHLPCTTLCQILHALSHQNSYPGDSSPIKQVHVLGLLHEEIHGPGLLGALSNLAQTEVTLGGAMGQASAHLLFRKPQQHPTYQTSWFSILPDFSLDLQEGPPVGPQHHSDLHTSLVDPMTHLTFNLHLSKEEKEAKDSLILPFQFSSEKQQVLLRPGPGQATSRIFYEPDAYDDLDQEDPDDDLDI from the exons ATGCTGGATTCTCTGTTGGCATTCGGCGGTGGCCTGGTACTGCTTCGCG ATTCCGTGGAGTGGGAGGGGCGGGGTCTTCTGAAAGCGCTCATCAAGAAATCTGCACTGTG TGGGGAGCAAGTCCACGTCTTGGGCTGTGAAGTGAGTGAGGAAGAGTTTCGAGAAGGTTTTGACTCCTGTGTCAACAGCCG GCTGATTTACCATGACCTCTTCAGAGACCCTCTCAATTGGTCAAAAACTGGGGAGACTTCTCCTGGGGGACCCCTGGGAGTCTTGAGAGCCATGTGCAGGAGGACAGATCCTGGTCCTACCACCATAGCCCTTGATTCACTCAGCTGGCTGTTGCTTCATCTTCCCTGTACCACACTCTGCCAAATCCTGCATGCTCTGAGCCATCAAAACTCCTACCCTG gTGATAGTTCACCAATAAAGCAGGTACATGTGTTGGGCCTGCTACATGAAGAAATTCATGGTCCAGGCCTCTTGGGAGCACTGAGCAACCTTGCCCAAACTGAGGTGACTCTGGGTGGTGCAATGGGCCAGGCCTCAGCCCATCTCCTCTTTCGGAAACCCCAGCAGCACCCAACTTATCAG ACTTCGTGGTTCTCCATCCTTCCTGACTTTAGCCTGGACCTCCAGGAGGGGCCTCCCGTGGGGCCCCAACACCACTCAGATCTTCATACATCTCTG GTGGACCCCATGACTCATTTGACCTTTAATCTTCACCTgtctaaggaagaaaaagaagccaaGGATAGCCTGATTCTGCCTTTCCAGTTCAGCTCTGAAAA ACAGCAGGTTCTACTGCGTCCTGGGCCAGGCCAAGCTACCAGCCGCATCTTCTATGAGCCAGATGCTTATGATGACCTAGACCAAGAAGACCCAGATGATGACCTTGATATTTGA